In Aliiroseovarius pelagivivens, a single window of DNA contains:
- the queG gene encoding tRNA epoxyqueuosine(34) reductase QueG yields the protein MSGKKIEIVAQAEAEGFAMARICRPDAVPEIAARLEQFVAEGRHGDMAWMGERMHWRGNPAALWPEAKSVIMLAEPYTPSHDPMEVIGQPDRAAISVYAQNRDYHDIVKKRLKRVGRWMIDHFGGEIKVFVDTAPVMEKPLGAAAGLGWQGKHTNLLSRELGNWFFLGAIFTTLELPVDEPGRENCGSCTSCLDACPTDAFPAPFQLDARRCISYLTIEHKGPMSEELRSKLGNRIYGCDDCLAACPWNKFAEGAHEMRYAAREDLVAPKLAELMGLDDAGFREKFSGSPIKRIGRDRFLRNVLYAVGNSADSAFLPALEPHLADPDPVVADAARWAKSRLQAV from the coding sequence ATTTCAGGTAAGAAAATAGAGATTGTCGCACAGGCCGAAGCCGAGGGCTTTGCTATGGCGCGCATTTGTCGACCAGATGCCGTGCCCGAGATCGCCGCACGGCTTGAGCAGTTCGTGGCCGAAGGACGGCACGGGGACATGGCGTGGATGGGTGAGCGGATGCATTGGCGCGGCAACCCCGCCGCCCTTTGGCCCGAGGCAAAATCCGTGATCATGCTGGCCGAGCCCTATACCCCCAGTCACGACCCAATGGAGGTGATCGGACAGCCGGACCGCGCGGCCATCAGCGTATATGCGCAGAATAGAGACTATCATGACATCGTGAAGAAGCGGCTCAAACGCGTGGGGCGCTGGATGATTGATCACTTCGGCGGCGAAATCAAAGTCTTCGTCGACACCGCCCCGGTGATGGAAAAGCCCCTTGGCGCCGCCGCTGGTCTTGGCTGGCAGGGTAAGCACACCAACCTTCTGTCGCGCGAACTGGGGAACTGGTTCTTTCTGGGCGCGATCTTCACCACGCTGGAGTTGCCGGTGGACGAACCGGGGCGCGAGAATTGCGGATCCTGCACCTCTTGTCTGGACGCCTGCCCGACCGATGCGTTCCCCGCGCCGTTCCAGTTGGATGCGCGGCGCTGCATTTCCTATCTGACGATCGAGCACAAAGGCCCCATGTCCGAAGAGTTGCGATCAAAACTGGGCAACCGGATTTATGGCTGTGACGATTGCCTTGCTGCCTGCCCGTGGAACAAGTTCGCCGAAGGCGCACACGAGATGCGCTATGCCGCACGTGAGGATCTTGTGGCCCCGAAACTGGCCGAGCTGATGGGGTTGGATGACGCCGGGTTCCGAGAGAAGTTTTCGGGCAGTCCGATCAAGCGGATTGGGCGGGATCGGTTCCTGCGCAACGTGCTTTACGCCGTCGGGAACTCTGCCGACAGTGCATTTTTGC
- the fzlA gene encoding FtsZ-binding protein FzlA: MNRLFHVPLSPFCRKVRLSLAEKKVEVELVEERYWERNPEFLRRNPAGKVPILKIDGQLLTESAAICEYLEEKHPEPALLPRDPEGRYEVRRLVSWFDDKFHNEVTSNLLYERVNKKVMGAGYPESKNVKAGAKAIKYHLDYMGWLLDQRRWLAGNELSLADFAAAAHLSSLDYIRDVDWNRNANVRDWYAKIKSRPAFRSILADQIPGFPQPAHYADLDF, translated from the coding sequence ATGAACCGCCTTTTTCACGTTCCCCTCTCTCCGTTTTGCCGCAAGGTGCGGCTGTCCCTTGCCGAAAAGAAGGTCGAGGTCGAGCTTGTCGAAGAGCGCTATTGGGAACGTAACCCCGAGTTTCTGCGCCGCAATCCGGCGGGCAAAGTACCGATCCTGAAGATCGACGGACAGCTTCTGACCGAAAGTGCCGCGATCTGCGAATATCTGGAAGAAAAACACCCCGAGCCCGCGCTTCTTCCCCGCGATCCCGAGGGGCGCTATGAGGTGCGTCGTCTGGTCAGCTGGTTTGACGACAAATTCCATAACGAGGTGACCTCGAACCTGCTGTATGAGCGGGTAAACAAAAAGGTCATGGGCGCCGGATATCCCGAAAGCAAGAACGTGAAGGCGGGTGCCAAGGCGATCAAGTATCACCTAGACTATATGGGATGGCTGTTGGACCAACGGCGCTGGTTGGCGGGCAACGAACTGTCGCTGGCGGATTTCGCCGCAGCTGCGCATCTGTCATCGCTGGATTACATCCGAGATGTGGATTGGAACCGGAATGCGAACGTGCGTGACTGGTATGCCAAGATCAAATCCCGCCCGGCATTTCGGTCGATTCTGGCCGACCAGATCCCCGGCTTCCCCCAGCCCGCGCACTACGCGGATCTGGACTTTTGA
- the mtgA gene encoding monofunctional biosynthetic peptidoglycan transglycosylase yields the protein MKKKPAAKKKAPKAKTGKTKPGKWFKPLRWLRRGVLAVVILIALFVTAYSVLNPPTTPYIIAEKMRLGDVDRQWVDLEEIAPVMARSVVAAEDANFCQHWGFDMGAIRAAIEDGGNRGASTLTQQVVKNTFLWHGRSWLRKVMEAGLTPAVELVWTKRRIVEVYLNIAEFDEGVFGVEAAARHYFGVGPEELTAVQAGRLAALLPNPKERSAARPSPFVRKRAQSIIDGAATIRADGRSDCFED from the coding sequence ATGAAAAAAAAGCCGGCAGCCAAGAAAAAGGCGCCGAAGGCAAAGACAGGCAAGACCAAGCCCGGAAAGTGGTTCAAACCACTCCGCTGGCTGCGTCGCGGCGTCTTGGCTGTGGTGATTCTGATCGCCCTGTTCGTTACCGCCTATTCTGTGCTTAACCCCCCCACCACGCCCTATATCATCGCCGAAAAGATGCGGTTGGGGGATGTGGATCGGCAGTGGGTCGATCTGGAAGAAATCGCCCCGGTCATGGCCCGCTCTGTCGTTGCCGCCGAAGACGCGAACTTCTGCCAGCACTGGGGCTTCGATATGGGCGCAATCCGTGCCGCAATCGAGGACGGAGGCAATCGGGGCGCGTCCACTTTGACCCAACAGGTCGTGAAGAATACCTTCCTGTGGCATGGGCGGTCGTGGCTGCGCAAAGTGATGGAAGCCGGGCTGACCCCAGCGGTCGAACTGGTCTGGACCAAGCGGCGAATTGTTGAAGTGTACCTGAACATCGCCGAGTTTGACGAAGGCGTCTTTGGCGTCGAAGCTGCCGCGCGCCACTACTTCGGTGTCGGCCCCGAGGAACTGACCGCAGTGCAGGCCGGCCGTCTGGCGGCCCTACTACCCAACCCCAAGGAACGATCCGCCGCGCGACCGTCGCCATTCGTGCGCAAACGGGCCCAGTCAATCATTGATGGGGCGGCCACGATCCGCGCGGATGGTCGCTCTGACTGCTTCGAGGATTGA
- a CDS encoding hydrolase, which produces MEMNELPFYDMSDNPTGCCPVFKPETWEGVTLHFKDKPFVRAKTHSVLHVPVDMGKVFSRVFKHMEDSGAYEASDFVVMSRDLSSWKAEHLFAANKPVDAEEMTTLSGEFVTKVFEGGYREAKNWHNEMQGLATEHGTQNAEVWFFYTTCPRCAKIYGKNYVVGLARL; this is translated from the coding sequence ATGGAAATGAATGAACTTCCGTTCTATGACATGAGCGATAATCCGACTGGCTGTTGCCCCGTTTTCAAACCTGAGACTTGGGAAGGCGTGACGCTTCATTTTAAAGATAAGCCCTTTGTCAGGGCCAAAACGCACTCGGTTCTTCATGTGCCTGTCGATATGGGGAAGGTGTTTTCCCGCGTTTTCAAGCATATGGAAGACAGTGGAGCGTATGAGGCGTCCGACTTCGTCGTGATGAGCCGCGATTTGTCGTCGTGGAAAGCAGAACATCTGTTCGCCGCAAACAAGCCTGTGGACGCCGAAGAGATGACCACCCTGTCAGGTGAATTCGTCACCAAGGTTTTTGAAGGCGGGTATCGCGAGGCTAAGAACTGGCACAATGAAATGCAGGGGCTTGCGACAGAGCATGGCACGCAAAATGCCGAGGTCTGGTTCTTCTACACCACCTGTCCGCGCTGTGCGAAGATCTATGGCAAGAACTATGTTGTGGGGCTGGCACGCCTGTAA
- the gltB gene encoding glutamate synthase large subunit yields the protein MSKYDADWVRREEAKRAFMNENSLYREEEEHSSCGVGLVVAVDGKPSRKVVEAGINALKAIWHRGAVDADGKTGDGAGIHVDIPVPFFYDQIRRTGHEPRQNQLIAVGQVFLPRTDFGAQETCRTIVETEVLKMGYYIYGWRHVPVDIDCLGEKANATRPEIEQILISNSKGVDEETFERELYVIRRRIEKAAAASQINDLYIASLSCRSIIYKGMMLAEQVAVFYPDLMDERFKSKFAIYHQRYSTNTFPQWWLAQPFRMLAHNGEINTLKGNLNWMKSHEIRMASAFFGDLAEDIKPIVPGGSSDSAALDAVFEVMVRAGRSAPMAKTMMVPESWSKQAIDLPQAWKDMYSYCNSVMEPWDGPAALAMTDGRWVCAGLDRNGLRPMRYVVTSDGLVIAGSEAGMVPIDEATVVEKGALGPGQLLAVDTKDGKLYHDVEIKDKLAAAQPFGEWVGKINDMEESLSQIDEKPLFQGDELRRRQVAAGYTLEELEQILAPMAEDGKETLASMGDDTPSAVLSNKYRPLSHFFRQNFSQVTNPPIDSLREYRVMSLKTRFGNLKNVLDESGAQTEIVVLESPFVGNEQFVKLTEAFNSPMTEIDCTFPAGGDESTLRLALEEIRAQAEEAVRSGAGHLVLTDQAQNEDRVAMPMILATSAVHSWLVKKGLRTFTSLNVRSAECIDPHYFAVLVGCGATTVNAYLAEDSLADRIDRGLLDCSLTEAVSRYREAIDQGLLKIMAKMGISVISSYRGGLNFEAVGLSRAMVAEYFPGMTSRISGIGVGGIQKKVEKIHAAGFGGGDKVLPVGGFYKARRSGETHAWEAQTMHLMQSACDRASFEMWKQYSARMQSNPPIHLRDLLDIKPMGKPVPIEEVESINAIRKRFVTPGMSLGALSPEAHKTLNVAMNRIGAKSDSGEGGEDPAHFHPEPNGDNPSAKIKQVASGRFGVTAEYLNQCEELEIKVAQGAKPGEGGQLPGMKVTDLIARLRHSTKGVTLISPPPHHDIYSIEDLAQLIYDLKQINPRCKVTVKLVASSGVGTIAAGVAKAKADVILISGHNGGTGASPATSIKFAGLPWEMGLTEAHQVLAMNNLRDRITLRTDGGLRTGRDIVMAAMMGAEEYGIGTAALIAMGCIMVRQCQSNTCPVGVCTQDEELRGKFTGNADKVVNLITFYAQEVREILAELGARSLDDVIGRADLLSQVSRGSAHLDDLDLNPLLLVVDGADKIVYNRDRARNAVPDTLDAEIVRDAQRFLEDGEKMQLSYTVQNTHRTVGTRISSHIVKCFGMRNSLQPDHLTVKLQGSAGQSLGAFAAPGLKIEVSGDANDYVAKGISGGTVVVRPPLVSPLVASDNTIIGNTVLYGATDGYLFAAGRAGERFAVRNSGAKVVIEGCGSNGCEYMTGGVAVILGSIGSNFGAGMTGGMAYLYDPDGEAQDHMNMESLVTCPVAVDHWEAELKGLIERHAEETRSQKATEILRHWDSEKANFLQICPKEMLNKLPAPLSLEADAIPAE from the coding sequence GATCGTGGAAACCGAAGTCCTGAAAATGGGCTACTACATCTATGGCTGGCGCCACGTTCCGGTCGACATCGACTGTCTGGGTGAAAAGGCCAACGCGACTCGTCCCGAAATCGAGCAGATCCTGATCTCGAACTCGAAAGGTGTCGACGAAGAGACATTCGAGCGCGAGCTTTACGTGATCCGTCGCCGGATTGAAAAAGCCGCCGCAGCTTCGCAGATCAACGACCTGTATATCGCGTCGCTGTCGTGCCGTTCGATCATCTACAAAGGCATGATGCTGGCCGAGCAAGTTGCGGTTTTCTATCCCGACCTGATGGACGAGCGTTTCAAGTCCAAGTTTGCGATCTATCACCAGCGCTATTCGACCAACACCTTCCCGCAGTGGTGGCTGGCCCAGCCTTTCCGCATGCTTGCCCATAACGGCGAGATCAACACGCTGAAGGGCAACCTGAACTGGATGAAGTCGCACGAGATCCGCATGGCCTCGGCGTTCTTTGGCGATCTTGCTGAAGACATCAAGCCGATCGTGCCGGGCGGGTCGTCGGACTCGGCTGCTTTGGACGCCGTGTTCGAGGTGATGGTGCGCGCGGGCCGTTCGGCCCCAATGGCGAAAACCATGATGGTTCCGGAAAGCTGGTCCAAGCAAGCCATCGACCTGCCGCAGGCGTGGAAGGATATGTATTCCTACTGCAACTCGGTGATGGAACCGTGGGACGGCCCTGCCGCCCTTGCCATGACTGACGGCCGCTGGGTGTGTGCTGGTCTTGACCGGAACGGCTTGCGCCCGATGCGCTATGTTGTGACCAGTGACGGTCTGGTGATTGCCGGTTCCGAAGCGGGCATGGTGCCGATCGATGAAGCAACTGTCGTGGAAAAAGGCGCGCTTGGTCCGGGTCAATTGCTGGCCGTGGATACCAAGGACGGCAAGCTGTACCACGACGTTGAAATCAAGGACAAACTGGCCGCAGCACAGCCGTTTGGCGAGTGGGTTGGCAAGATCAACGACATGGAAGAAAGCCTGTCGCAGATCGACGAGAAGCCGTTGTTCCAAGGCGATGAACTGCGTCGCCGTCAGGTAGCTGCCGGTTACACTCTGGAAGAGCTTGAGCAGATTCTGGCCCCGATGGCTGAAGACGGCAAAGAAACGCTGGCCTCGATGGGGGATGACACCCCGTCGGCTGTTCTGTCGAACAAATATCGCCCGCTCAGCCACTTCTTCCGCCAGAACTTCAGCCAGGTCACGAACCCGCCGATCGACAGCTTGCGCGAATACCGCGTGATGTCGCTGAAAACGCGCTTCGGCAACCTGAAGAACGTGTTGGATGAAAGCGGTGCGCAGACGGAAATCGTCGTGCTGGAAAGCCCCTTTGTTGGCAACGAACAGTTCGTGAAGCTGACCGAGGCGTTCAACTCGCCGATGACCGAGATCGACTGTACATTCCCGGCAGGCGGCGACGAAAGCACGCTGCGCTTGGCGCTGGAAGAGATCCGCGCCCAAGCGGAAGAGGCCGTGCGCTCGGGTGCTGGTCACCTTGTTCTGACCGATCAGGCACAGAACGAAGATCGTGTTGCCATGCCGATGATCCTTGCGACCTCGGCTGTTCACAGCTGGCTGGTCAAGAAAGGTCTGCGGACGTTTACCTCGCTGAACGTGCGTTCGGCTGAATGTATCGACCCGCATTACTTCGCGGTTCTGGTGGGCTGTGGTGCAACCACGGTGAACGCCTATCTGGCCGAGGATTCGCTGGCCGATCGTATCGATCGTGGCCTTCTGGACTGCTCGCTGACCGAAGCTGTTAGCCGTTATCGTGAAGCCATCGACCAAGGTCTGCTGAAGATCATGGCGAAGATGGGTATCTCGGTCATCTCGTCCTATCGCGGTGGCCTGAACTTCGAGGCCGTCGGCCTGTCGCGTGCCATGGTTGCGGAATACTTCCCCGGCATGACCTCGCGCATTTCGGGCATCGGTGTCGGCGGTATTCAGAAGAAAGTGGAAAAAATCCACGCCGCTGGCTTTGGCGGTGGCGACAAGGTTCTGCCGGTTGGTGGTTTCTATAAGGCACGCCGTTCGGGCGAGACTCACGCCTGGGAAGCCCAGACCATGCACCTCATGCAATCGGCCTGCGACCGCGCCTCGTTCGAGATGTGGAAGCAGTATTCGGCGCGTATGCAGTCGAACCCGCCGATCCATCTGCGTGACCTTCTGGACATCAAGCCGATGGGCAAGCCGGTTCCGATCGAGGAAGTGGAAAGCATCAACGCGATCCGCAAGCGTTTCGTGACTCCGGGCATGTCGCTGGGCGCGCTGTCGCCGGAAGCTCACAAGACCCTGAACGTCGCAATGAACCGCATCGGCGCCAAGTCGGATTCGGGTGAGGGCGGAGAAGATCCCGCGCACTTCCACCCGGAACCCAACGGCGATAACCCGTCGGCCAAGATCAAGCAGGTCGCATCAGGCCGTTTCGGTGTAACCGCCGAATACCTGAACCAGTGTGAAGAGCTTGAGATTAAAGTCGCACAGGGCGCCAAGCCCGGTGAAGGTGGTCAGCTGCCCGGCATGAAGGTCACCGACCTGATCGCCCGTCTGCGCCACTCGACCAAGGGTGTGACGCTGATTTCTCCGCCGCCGCACCACGACATCTATTCGATCGAGGATCTGGCCCAGCTGATCTACGACCTGAAGCAGATCAACCCGCGCTGTAAGGTGACGGTGAAGCTGGTTGCATCGTCCGGTGTTGGTACGATTGCGGCTGGTGTTGCGAAAGCGAAAGCCGACGTGATCCTGATCTCGGGCCACAATGGCGGCACGGGCGCATCGCCTGCGACCTCGATCAAATTCGCGGGTCTGCCGTGGGAAATGGGTCTGACCGAGGCACACCAAGTGCTGGCCATGAACAACCTGCGCGACCGTATTACGCTGCGAACCGATGGTGGTCTGCGCACCGGTCGTGACATCGTCATGGCCGCGATGATGGGCGCCGAGGAATACGGCATCGGCACCGCCGCCCTGATCGCGATGGGCTGTATCATGGTCCGTCAATGTCAGTCGAACACCTGCCCCGTTGGCGTCTGTACCCAAGACGAAGAACTGCGTGGCAAGTTCACTGGCAACGCCGACAAGGTCGTGAACCTGATCACCTTCTACGCTCAGGAAGTGCGTGAAATCCTGGCCGAGCTGGGCGCGCGTTCGCTGGACGACGTGATTGGCCGCGCTGATCTGCTGTCGCAGGTTTCGCGTGGGTCGGCGCATCTGGATGACCTCGACCTGAACCCGCTGCTGCTGGTGGTCGATGGTGCGGACAAGATCGTCTACAACCGCGATCGCGCACGCAACGCCGTGCCGGATACTCTGGACGCCGAGATCGTGCGCGATGCGCAGCGCTTCTTGGAAGATGGCGAGAAGATGCAGCTGTCCTATACTGTGCAGAACACGCACCGGACGGTCGGCACGCGGATTTCGTCGCATATCGTGAAATGCTTCGGCATGCGCAACTCGCTGCAGCCCGATCACCTGACGGTGAAACTGCAAGGCTCGGCCGGTCAGTCGCTGGGTGCCTTTGCGGCCCCCGGTCTGAAGATCGAAGTATCGGGTGACGCGAACGACTATGTGGCCAAGGGTATTTCCGGCGGCACCGTGGTTGTGCGTCCGCCGCTGGTCAGCCCGCTGGTTGCCTCGGACAACACGATCATCGGCAACACTGTGCTTTACGGTGCGACCGACGGTTACCTGTTCGCAGCAGGCCGCGCGGGCGAGCGTTTCGCGGTGCGGAACTCGGGCGCGAAAGTCGTGATCGAGGGCTGTGGCTCGAATGGGTGCGAGTACATGACCGGCGGTGTCGCCGTTATCCTTGGCTCGATCGGTTCGAACTTCGGTGCCGGTATGACGGGCGGTATGGCCTATCTGTACGATCCGGACGGCGAAGCTCAGGACCATATGAACATGGAAAGCCTTGTGACCTGCCCCGTTGCAGTTGATCATTGGGAAGCCGAGCTGAAAGGCCTGATCGAGCGCCATGCCGAGGAAACCCGCAGCCAGAAGGCCACGGAGATCCTGCGTCACTGGGACAGCGAGAAAGCCAACTTCCTGCAGATCTGCCCGAAAGAGATGCTGAACAAGCTGCCCGCGCCTCTGTCGCTGGAAGCAGACGCAATTCCCGCCGAGTAA